The genomic interval ttctcacatgtttgaccattcgtcttattcaaaaaatttacataattataatttattttgttatgagttgttttattactcatagtattttaagtgtgatttatatcgatttatatcttatacatttgcataaaatttttgaataagacgaatagttaaacatgtgagaaaaagtcaacggcgtcatctattaaaaaacggaggtagtataaataTTGTGCAGTTGCTTACATTTACAGGATACAGTCATACACCCGTTTGTTAACTGATTCAAAAACTGGGTGTATTCAGACGAATTCAGAACCGTGTTTCCCAAACTAGGTTTGAAATGAATCAAGGAACATGGTACAGTGCTGCAATGTGATGTGACACAGGGAATGGCTATGGAGATATACGCAGAAGCTATACAAGAACTTCCATGGCAAGGTTGTAACCGGAGACGAGAGCGGAAAGGCCGGCGGCCAAGAAGGCGAGGAACGCCATGctgatggccgccgccgcggagtcGGTGAACAGGTTGTCGGCGGCCTGACGCATGTAGtccgtcaccggcgccgccgccgacaacgcCGACATCAACAGGTAAGCGACGACCTGACGATGACATGATCCAAGTTGGTGGCGGTGGTTGGATCGGAGCATTGCAAATTccaagtaataaaaaaaaatgaagctgtGCACATGTATATGTACGGTACACCTACCTGATCTCCGGCGAAGTCAacgacggccgccgccttcctccccgCGATGACGTCCCGTCCCCAGCTGAGCCGGTGAACGTCGCGCGTGACCTGCGCCGTGGTGTACAGCACGGCGATGATCGAGATGCCGAGGCAGTAGCTGCACGGGAAACGATCGATCGGAGGTTAGGTTGAGAAGACGGCGGAGAAACTGTGGAAATTGCAGGCGGAGAGGACGTGTATTCCGGGTAGTTGTCGAAGTCCtgggcgccgccgtggccgtgctTGTTGGACGCCATGACgacgagggcgaggagggagaagagccACGCGACCgcccgcagcagcagccgcgcccgcgccgccgcgggctccATCTTCCACCGCTCCACGATCGACCTCGACACCGGCACgctgccgtcggcggcggctgcggcgccggcTGGTCCCGGACCCGACGCGTCATCACGGCCGTCGCCGGTAGGCGGGCCGGACGACGacatcggcgtcggcgacgggcgGATCGTGTTCGTGTGGCGTACGCGTCGTCTTCCTCGGATGGTGACTTGCCGGCCAAAAGCTCGCCTCGTTGGCGGTGGGGACGCTACGGTTTTGAGCTTAGTTGGCTCAGTGGATGCGGAAGCAGTAGCACAGTGAGATAGGTAATGGGCCGCACCTAGGCATGGGCCATGGGCCACACGGTGAATTCAATGGGCCACGTGAGAGCGTAGAAACTGGGTAGATAACCtgtgagagttttttttttggaaaaagtctaatttgactcccttaattgtaCGCCGAATCTAACTCATACCCCTtaacccgaaaaccagatagGACGACTCCCCGAACTAATGAAActagtgcaatttgactccctcagcggttttggagggcggttttgctaacgtggcgctgacgtggtagtgttgacccggtcttcgtcccacgtggcgctgacgtggcattagaattgaaaaaaaaaatcagtggaacccatctgtcattcacacaaaaaataatgtgagaccaactgacatgtggggtccacatgtcatcttCTCTCATTCCCTcctttcttctccctctctcccctctctctttctctccccctctcttggtcggagtggcgacggcgacggcggcatgcGGGCGAGGGCCACAGCGGTGTTGACGGTGGCATGCGGGCAAGGACCAGAGCGGTGGTGACAGCGGCATGTGGGTGAGGACCACAGCGGTGGCGACAGCGGCATGTGGGTGAGGACCACAGCGGTGGCGACAGCGGCATGCGGGCGAGGaccaaagcggcggcggcgggcaggaggCGGGGGATCCAGACGGCGTTGTTGCTGGAACCACGCCCACGACGGCGTCGCCAGACGAGCACGGGGAGCTTGGCCTCGGCAATGGCGGCAAAGTAGTCGAGGCAGAGGAGCGTAAAGACGTTGGGGGAGATGGCGCGGTCATgggaggcggcgtcggtggaGCGCAGCGCCGCCGAGCTCATGTGCGCCCTCCGCGCCATTGTGATACTCCTCTACCTCCATCGCCGCTAAccgaagcgccgccgccttcctagGCTATCGCCGGTTGTGGAgaagggaaaggggagaggCAGCGCCGCCGAGATCTCGCtcaccctccgccgccgagctcgggaGCGTCCTCCACGCTATCGAGCTACTCCTCTACCTCCGCCATCACCTGCCGaagcgccgccgctgtccgAGAAGGGATAGGCAGCGCAGCGGAAGGGGGGAAGCAGACgcggacgacgatgacgacatgGATATGGCGAGGTGGAGCTGGAGGGGGTGGTGGACGCTCTAGCGCCCGCCTCCCGTACGCCGCCGATCTGTCTCTAGCCCCGCGCGtatgccgccgtcgccactccGGCAGTCCGGcccccgcttgccgccgccatcgatccCCGCGTGCGTCCGGAgtgggagggggagagaaaagagagaagggagagagagagggaggaggatgaagggaaggagaaggatgacatgtgggccccacaatatattttgtgtgAATAACAGATGGGTcgcactgatttttttttcaattctaaaaccatgtcagcgccacgtgggacgaagtccgggtcaacactgccacgtcagcgccacgtcagcaaaaccgccgagggagtcaaattgcactggtttcattAGTTCGGGGAGTCGTTCTATCCGGTTTTCTGGTTAAGGGgtatgaattagattcggcgtacaattaagggagtcaaattggactttttccttttttttttctcctttcctttttttagtAGGGTGTTCACTCAtagaattttattatttttaagaactttttttttattaatggacccttttaaaacttattttaaaaatttgaacaTTTTGATCATGCTAGCTTGCTTGCGCGTGGTAATTTTATCATGCCACGTCAACCAGAGTGATGTAACAATATTGTTTTGTCATGTCCGGAATAGTCAGATCTTGAAAATAATTATTGgaaagaattatttttaaattaaaaaagttcaaaaaaaaaccctcacTCATATGGGTTGCAAGTGAATTAATCGAGAGCATCTCAaaaaaggaggagaaaagaCCAGAAAGCACAGAATAGTTCTCTCCTTTGGCACGATTGGCTGCTGCAGCCAGTTCATCATGGTCGTCGGTGACACGCTGCCAGCAACATGCCAAAACCACAAACCCCAAAAAAGAACGGTGCATCGACCTGTTGCTCTCTATACTTGGCCTACtcatctacttcctccgttctataatgtaagttattttagcattttctatattaatattgatgttaatgaatctagatacatatatatgtctagattcattaatatcaatataaatatgaaaaatgttagaatgacttacattataaaatggagaaatgttagaatgacttccattatgaaatggagaaaTGGAGAGAATACTTGACTACTTGTGTCACTCTCCGATCTCCACCAATTCGCCGCGCCCACTCGAaagcgcacgccgccgccgccgacgacgatccTCCCAATCACACAACCCGATCACCAACGACAGTCGACAACAAGACCAGAATAAtccggtggaaaaaaaaaacactttcttCGCCACCACACACGTTTTTTTGTCGCTGTCAACAGCATCAGCGTCCCCGCCACCTACCGatcatcatcctcatcctcgCGCCAAACCAAAACCTACGTGTCACTCGTCGTCAAGCTCTCCACGATTTTGCAACGTTTTTTTGAGCTCAAAAGATTGGTTGATTGATTGCTTTGGTTGTTGGTTGGGTAGAGTCGTCGCCGGAGTTCATGGGGGCTGAGGCGAAGGCGCCGCTGCTGGAGGGGAGGACGGGCGCGACGCCGGCGCAGACGCTGGGCAACATCGTCGTCTCCATCGTCGGCACCGGCGTGCTCGGCCTCCCCTACGCCTTCCGCACCTCCGGCTGGCTCGCCGGAGCtctcggcgtcgccggcgccggcgccgccaccttctACTGCATGCTCCTCCTTGTCAGTAATTACTCACACACGCGCTTTCCGCTGCTTAATTAAGTCGCTTCTAATCACGCGATTAAGTGTAATtaattttgtgtgtgtgtttttttggtTCGTTTTGTAGCTGGATTGCAGAGACAAGCTACGGGAGCAAGAAGAGGAGGTGGATCACGACGGCAACTACACCTATGGCGACCTCGGCGAGAAATGCTTCGGCGCCATTGGGAGATACTTCACCGAGGTCACCATCATCCTCTCCCAGACCGGCGGCTCCGTCGCCTACCTCGTCTTCATCGGCCAGAACATCTGCTCCGTcttccccaccaccgccgccggcggcgaggagccgcCGCGTCGCGTGTCGCCGGcagccgtcgtcctcgccgtgcTCCTGCCGGCCGAGGCGGCGCTCTCCTTCATCCGCTCGCTGTCGTCGCTGGCGCCGTTCAGCATCCTCGCCGACGCGTGCACCGTCCTCGCCGTGGCCACCGTCGTCAGGGAGGACGTCcagctcctcgccggccgcggcgggagCCCATTCCAGGGGCGGAGCGCGCTCGCGGGGCTCTGGGGCGTCCCGTTCGCCTGCGGCGTCGCCGTGTTCTGCTTCGAGGGGTTCTGCCTGACGCTGGCGCTGGAGGCGTCCATGTCCGACCGGAGGAGGTTCCGCCCCGTGCTCCTCCacgccatcgccggcgtcacCGCCGTCTACGTCTGCTTCGGCGTCTGCGGCTACCTCGCCTACGGCGA from Oryza glaberrima chromosome 3, OglaRS2, whole genome shotgun sequence carries:
- the LOC127768553 gene encoding CASP-like protein 4B3 encodes the protein MSSSGPPTGDGRDDASGPGPAGAAAAADGSVPVSRSIVERWKMEPAAARARLLLRAVAWLFSLLALVVMASNKHGHGGAQDFDNYPEYTYCLGISIIAVLYTTAQVTRDVHRLSWGRDVIAGRKAAAVVDFAGDQVVAYLLMSALSAAAPVTDYMRQAADNLFTDSAAAAISMAFLAFLAAGLSALVSGYNLAMEVLV
- the LOC127765405 gene encoding amino acid transporter ANT1-like — translated: MGAEAKAPLLEGRTGATPAQTLGNIVVSIVGTGVLGLPYAFRTSGWLAGALGVAGAGAATFYCMLLLLDCRDKLREQEEEVDHDGNYTYGDLGEKCFGAIGRYFTEVTIILSQTGGSVAYLVFIGQNICSVFPTTAAGGEEPPRRVSPAAVVLAVLLPAEAALSFIRSLSSLAPFSILADACTVLAVATVVREDVQLLAGRGGSPFQGRSALAGLWGVPFACGVAVFCFEGFCLTLALEASMSDRRRFRPVLLHAIAGVTAVYVCFGVCGYLAYGDVTRDIVTLNLPNNWSTAAVKIVLCVALALTFPVMMHPIHEIVEARLFPSAGGWARKRAAVQASRVAVVGAVTAVACFVPAFGEFAAFVGSTVCALLSFVLPALFHLRLVGAAASAWRRAVDGGFLLLGLAFAAHGLYTVVSGL